From the genome of Nitrososphaerota archaeon, one region includes:
- a CDS encoding HIT family protein, with product MVEDCTFCRIIRGVEQGVIVDEDEEYLVLMDKHPYNPGHSLVIPKKHYKTLLEMPRSEAGKLFERVWLVAKAAVKALEADGVHIGQNNGRAARQVIEHVHVHIIPRFYNDTEDGSWPVRKSLPVEEMKKLADKIKQQILAYKEEGAKSSC from the coding sequence TTGGTGGAAGACTGCACCTTCTGCAGAATAATACGAGGAGTTGAGCAAGGAGTTATAGTGGATGAAGATGAAGAGTACCTGGTTCTGATGGACAAACACCCCTACAATCCCGGACACTCCTTGGTTATACCGAAGAAACACTATAAGACGCTTCTCGAAATGCCTAGATCAGAAGCTGGGAAGCTGTTTGAGAGGGTCTGGTTGGTCGCTAAAGCTGCTGTGAAGGCTCTGGAGGCTGATGGTGTGCATATTGGGCAGAATAACGGTCGGGCAGCCCGCCAGGTTATAGAGCACGTTCACGTGCACATAATACCTAGGTTCTATAACGACACAGAGGATGGTAGCTGGCCTGTTCGGAAGAGTTTGCCGGTTGAGGAGATGAAGAAGCTAGCAGACAAAATAAAGCAGCAGATCCTAGCCTATAAAGAAGAAGGGGCTAAGTCTTCTTGCTAA
- a CDS encoding ATPase: MVYQQIRVTKGDGIKYTLNGKEIDIWDREFRNYHSKKTVDYIREAIIAKEKKGEDLFPDIVGKEREKELVATALFSGSPILFRGERGYGKTTFSKAIAKLLPEKILAIKGCKIHDDPTAPVCFSCKSKILLGETIELTWVPRIWVRIPGDPMLTTRQLIGGISIQKIREGYDLDHPEVFTPGKTLKANRGIGYFDELGAVPTALQTLLHELFEEHQVSTSEGEIVPFKLDLIEVASTNPANYRGTSPIKEPLLDRMEIVEIGPPASVEEEIEIARRNSFIEREDHYDVTLPDWHMRLMAYTVILGRSPKECDTARKIQAPPSCRATIKLFDHLASRVIRGGRRVPLLKDYGEDLEVVALALAGRIELEYGVKESRVEVSKMLFKESLLKVAKEVYDKIPSDRFDDIISELISVGIPKGGAYSIPLDLAFVKNLRGLKNFSSAVYELCRGYAEDDEIFLSAADILLYALSMCAPRYVVKSRSEYLVKKVEEK, translated from the coding sequence GTGGTATACCAGCAGATTCGTGTGACAAAAGGGGACGGTATCAAATACACTCTAAACGGTAAAGAGATAGATATCTGGGATCGGGAGTTCCGCAACTACCATTCTAAGAAGACGGTAGATTACATAAGAGAAGCGATAATAGCCAAAGAGAAGAAGGGAGAAGACCTATTCCCAGATATCGTCGGCAAAGAAAGGGAGAAGGAACTGGTAGCCACAGCGCTATTCTCAGGCTCACCTATCCTCTTCAGAGGGGAGAGGGGGTATGGCAAGACAACCTTCTCAAAAGCCATAGCCAAACTCTTGCCAGAGAAGATACTGGCGATTAAAGGTTGTAAGATACACGACGACCCCACAGCACCAGTCTGCTTCTCCTGCAAATCAAAGATCCTGCTAGGCGAGACGATAGAATTAACTTGGGTACCCAGGATATGGGTTAGGATACCTGGAGACCCGATGCTGACAACAAGGCAGCTCATAGGAGGGATATCTATACAGAAGATTCGTGAAGGCTACGATCTAGACCACCCAGAAGTATTTACACCTGGTAAGACGCTGAAGGCTAACCGCGGAATAGGCTACTTTGATGAGCTAGGCGCTGTGCCTACTGCGCTTCAGACACTACTACACGAACTCTTTGAGGAGCACCAAGTTTCAACGAGTGAAGGAGAGATTGTTCCATTTAAACTCGATTTGATTGAGGTCGCATCCACAAACCCAGCTAACTACCGCGGCACTTCCCCCATAAAGGAGCCGCTGTTGGATCGAATGGAGATCGTAGAAATAGGGCCGCCTGCGTCGGTTGAGGAGGAGATCGAGATAGCGCGTAGAAACTCGTTTATAGAGCGTGAGGACCACTATGATGTAACCTTACCCGATTGGCATATGAGGCTTATGGCTTATACGGTCATCCTCGGTAGAAGCCCAAAAGAGTGTGATACAGCAAGAAAGATTCAAGCACCCCCTTCTTGTAGAGCGACGATAAAGCTCTTCGATCACCTTGCTTCGAGGGTAATTCGGGGTGGTAGACGGGTACCCTTACTAAAAGACTACGGCGAAGATCTGGAAGTGGTCGCTTTGGCCCTAGCTGGGAGAATAGAGTTGGAGTATGGAGTCAAAGAAAGTAGGGTTGAGGTTTCTAAGATGCTTTTTAAAGAAAGCCTACTTAAAGTAGCGAAAGAAGTTTATGATAAAATACCTAGCGATAGGTTTGATGATATCATTTCAGAGCTCATAAGCGTTGGCATACCGAAAGGTGGTGCTTACAGTATACCTCTTGACCTAGCCTTCGTAAAGAATCTTAGAGGGCTAAAGAACTTCTCTTCGGCGGTTTACGAATTATGCAGAGGCTATGCTGAGGATGATGAGATCTTCCTCTCGGCTGCTGATATCCTTCTCTACGCACTATCCATGTGTGCACCAAGATACGTGGTTAAGAGCCGCAGCGAGTATCTGGTAAAGAAGGTTGAAGAGAAATGA
- the acs gene encoding acetate--CoA ligase: protein MSGVEAYKEFFEKDVIPPSWKDRVWSKEDFRRFHQSTVADKKSLEEWWSRWANEIFWFKKWEKVLDDSNPPFYRWFVGGETNLAYLDTDWQIEKGRKNKVALIWEGEPWDETLKQPKEVKKFTYYDLYRESNIISYALKEKLGLKKGDLVTFYLPMIPELPFYMLAVQRLGVGHSIVFSGFSAEALAARVLDSGSKIVVTADGFYRRGKVVSLKPVVDEALKICEKNGLKVEKVIVVKRAGIDIPWDKERDVWHHDLIAGIPPTVKVPAERCSETVISHILYTSGTTGTPKAVQRSAGGYAVGLYATMKMIFDAREDDIFWCTADVGWITGHSYVVYGPLLVGLTTVMYEGSPDYPEPDRWWSIIERYGVTIFYTAPTAIRMLMRYPEDLIKRHDLSTLRIVHTVGEPINPEAFNWYYKNIGREDIVASSTWWMTETGHIITGHFPGLGKIFPLKPGTNGYPLPGITVDVVDDDGNPCASGVRGYFVITSPWPGMLETLYKNPQRYIDAYWSRFKGKMYFYTGDFAVKDQDGYIWVLGRADDVLKVAGHRIGTAEIESALIRHPAVAESACVGKSDPIKGQIPVIFTVLKRGFKPSPEVESELKKYLRATIGPIVASDALITFVDTVPKTRSGKIMRRLLRAVVEGASLGDVTTLEDGVAVEEAIKAYEAIKAAIGKQG from the coding sequence ATGAGCGGCGTAGAAGCATACAAAGAGTTCTTTGAGAAGGACGTAATTCCACCAAGTTGGAAGGATAGAGTTTGGAGTAAGGAAGACTTCCGGAGATTTCATCAAAGCACAGTAGCTGATAAGAAATCGCTGGAAGAGTGGTGGAGCAGGTGGGCTAACGAGATATTCTGGTTCAAGAAGTGGGAAAAGGTGCTTGACGACAGCAACCCACCATTCTACAGATGGTTCGTAGGCGGCGAAACTAACCTAGCGTACTTGGACACAGATTGGCAGATCGAGAAGGGCAGAAAGAATAAAGTGGCTCTTATCTGGGAAGGCGAACCTTGGGATGAGACATTAAAGCAGCCTAAAGAGGTCAAGAAGTTCACCTACTACGATCTATACAGAGAATCCAACATCATAAGCTATGCCCTAAAAGAGAAACTCGGTCTAAAGAAGGGGGACCTTGTAACATTCTACCTACCGATGATACCAGAGCTCCCATTCTACATGCTTGCTGTGCAGAGGCTCGGTGTTGGTCATAGCATAGTCTTCAGCGGCTTCAGCGCCGAAGCCTTAGCTGCGAGAGTATTAGATAGCGGCTCTAAGATAGTCGTCACGGCAGACGGTTTTTACAGAAGAGGCAAAGTTGTCAGCCTTAAGCCAGTGGTAGACGAAGCTCTGAAGATATGTGAGAAGAACGGTTTGAAAGTAGAGAAAGTAATTGTTGTCAAACGCGCTGGTATCGACATACCCTGGGACAAGGAAAGAGACGTATGGCACCACGATCTGATCGCAGGCATACCACCTACTGTTAAAGTGCCTGCTGAGAGATGCTCAGAGACAGTAATCTCACACATACTATACACATCTGGAACTACAGGTACACCAAAAGCGGTTCAGCGCTCCGCAGGAGGCTATGCCGTAGGTTTGTACGCAACCATGAAGATGATCTTTGATGCTAGAGAAGATGATATATTCTGGTGTACTGCGGATGTTGGCTGGATAACTGGTCACTCCTATGTTGTATATGGTCCGCTGCTCGTGGGGTTAACGACTGTGATGTATGAGGGGTCACCCGACTACCCCGAACCAGATAGATGGTGGAGTATAATCGAGAGGTATGGGGTAACGATATTCTACACAGCACCAACCGCTATAAGGATGCTGATGAGGTACCCAGAAGACTTGATCAAAAGGCACGACCTCTCAACACTAAGAATCGTACATACAGTAGGTGAACCGATAAACCCCGAAGCATTCAACTGGTACTACAAGAACATAGGCAGAGAAGATATCGTCGCTTCAAGCACTTGGTGGATGACCGAAACAGGGCACATAATAACAGGGCACTTCCCCGGTTTAGGTAAAATATTCCCGCTCAAGCCTGGAACTAACGGCTATCCCCTACCAGGTATAACCGTGGATGTTGTGGATGATGATGGGAATCCCTGCGCCTCTGGCGTTAGAGGATACTTTGTGATAACTTCGCCTTGGCCTGGTATGCTGGAGACGCTTTACAAGAATCCACAGAGGTATATCGACGCCTATTGGTCTAGGTTTAAGGGCAAGATGTACTTCTACACTGGAGACTTCGCGGTTAAGGATCAAGACGGTTACATATGGGTGCTCGGTAGGGCTGATGACGTTCTGAAGGTAGCTGGGCATCGAATCGGGACCGCTGAAATAGAGTCGGCTCTGATCAGACATCCTGCGGTAGCTGAATCGGCTTGTGTAGGGAAGAGTGATCCGATCAAAGGGCAGATACCAGTGATCTTTACGGTACTCAAGAGGGGTTTCAAACCTAGTCCGGAGGTTGAAAGCGAATTAAAGAAGTATCTAAGGGCAACCATCGGTCCCATAGTGGCTTCAGATGCGCTGATTACTTTCGTTGACACCGTCCCGAAGACAAGAAGCGGAAAGATTATGAGAAGGCTATTGAGGGCGGTTGTCGAAGGTGCTTCACTAGGAGATGTCACGACGCTGGAAGATGGAGTCGCGGTCGAAGAGGCGATAAAAGCTTACGAAGCCATCAAAGCAGCAATAGGAAAACAGGGTTAA